A stretch of Geomonas oryzisoli DNA encodes these proteins:
- a CDS encoding PTS sugar transporter subunit IIA produces the protein MDSLLDALQEGRLLEIPDDYDKEDALRFLAHILEAVPSLPPDTDVAGLILAKEGTSKTALGKGWACPDARVPFEEDLICVVGWSPKGIDYGSPDGKPVKVIAMYLVPENQRSNYLREVSLLAKALEIYPEIERLNAADSLNDIRDHLLDLISTTKGTVGPDSRARMIRLQGKAAAVEPAPYDLANLIVEPITILVGDGLKPVVLGHDQALVELLEGFPGLAQELTGHSAFNTGGWRIVKRKEASFTGERLLIDCLALRTFGGK, from the coding sequence ATGGACAGCTTGCTCGACGCACTACAGGAAGGACGACTCCTCGAGATACCTGATGACTACGACAAGGAAGATGCGCTCCGCTTCCTGGCTCACATCCTCGAGGCCGTCCCGTCGCTGCCGCCGGATACCGACGTCGCGGGGCTGATCCTCGCCAAGGAGGGAACCTCCAAGACCGCCCTGGGCAAGGGGTGGGCCTGCCCGGATGCCCGGGTCCCCTTCGAAGAGGACCTGATCTGCGTCGTCGGCTGGAGCCCGAAGGGGATCGACTACGGCTCACCCGACGGCAAGCCGGTCAAGGTGATCGCCATGTACCTCGTGCCGGAGAACCAGCGCAGCAACTACCTGCGCGAGGTTTCCCTCCTGGCCAAGGCGCTGGAGATCTACCCGGAGATAGAGCGGCTGAACGCGGCGGACAGCCTGAACGACATCCGCGATCACCTGCTCGACCTGATCAGTACCACCAAGGGGACCGTCGGCCCCGACTCGCGCGCGCGGATGATCCGCCTGCAGGGAAAGGCTGCCGCAGTGGAACCCGCGCCTTACGACCTGGCGAATCTCATCGTCGAGCCGATCACCATCCTGGTGGGCGACGGTCTGAAGCCGGTCGTGCTGGGCCATGACCAGGCGCTCGTCGAGCTTTTGGAAGGGTTCCCGGGGTTGGCCCAGGAATTGACCGGGCACAGCGCCTTCAACACCGGCGGCTGGCGCATCGTCAAACGCAAGGAAGCCTCCTTCACCGGCGAGCGTCTCCTCATCGACTGCCTCGCGCTCAGGACTTTCGGAGGGAAGTGA
- a CDS encoding DUF4337 domain-containing protein: protein MSELNDLQNRLDSSEARNTLNNWVAIAVALISVFMAVCKVKDDNIVQAMLQAKSDQVDAWNEYQAKKLKQHLAELGLNQVAALASLAPGKVSAPLAAQQKQYSDNIARYKVEEAKLADKANGLGKQYDDLNYRDDQFDLSDATLAVSLAMLAITSLTGKRKLLYLALAFAGFGFVMGVAGLFGLALHPTALVKALS from the coding sequence ATGTCAGAACTGAACGACCTGCAGAACAGGCTCGATTCGTCCGAAGCCAGAAACACCCTCAACAACTGGGTCGCCATCGCAGTTGCACTCATATCGGTCTTCATGGCGGTCTGCAAGGTGAAGGACGACAACATCGTCCAGGCCATGCTGCAGGCGAAGTCGGACCAGGTGGACGCCTGGAACGAGTACCAGGCCAAGAAACTCAAACAGCACCTGGCCGAGCTGGGGCTGAACCAGGTGGCGGCCCTCGCATCCCTGGCGCCGGGCAAGGTGTCGGCACCCCTGGCGGCGCAGCAGAAGCAGTACAGCGACAACATCGCCCGCTACAAGGTGGAGGAAGCGAAGCTCGCCGACAAGGCCAACGGCCTGGGCAAGCAGTACGATGACTTGAACTACCGGGACGACCAGTTCGACCTTTCCGACGCCACCCTGGCGGTTTCGCTGGCGATGCTGGCCATCACCTCGCTGACGGGAAAAAGAAAGCTCCTCTACCTGGCGCTGGCCTTCGCAGGTTTCGGCTTCGTGATGGGAGTGGCCGGCCTGTTCGGACTCGCGCTGCACCCGACCGCCCTGGTCAAGGCCCTCTCCTAA
- the mgtA gene encoding magnesium-translocating P-type ATPase — MFIISNIPTGRSSKHQPPAQRSAAQKTATQGASERRLVELCSMSVRDTLKELDTKAKEGLTTEEAEKRLDEYGANELAHAKRLGVVADLLERCKSPLVIQLLVIAIISGIVGETKSASIVGAMIILSVGLSFILDRRSGQAVEALGKRVQSRTLVLRDGEETEIRISDVVPGDIVLLMAGSIIPADVRLLSAKDFFVSQSALTGESMPVEKSALVDKEHEAGLSAWELPNACYLGSSVNSGSARAVVVNTGVRTLFGSISASLAEKPEETSFDKGTRSFTWLMIRFMLVMTAAVFMIVGMTKGNWVDALLFGLSIAVGLTPEMLPMIVTVNLAKGALTMAAKKVIIKRLPSIQNFGAIDILCTDKTGTLTQDKVVLEKYVDLTGRTSEDVLTYAYLNSHYQTGLRNLIDRAILDHTDMNVQLCRLVDELPFDFQRRRMSVVVDFEGDHVLICKGAVEEIYECCSHYQIGEEVYPLFDMIRDNLFEEVERHNRDGFRVLAIAYREFPREKTQFEVKDESQMILLGFIAFFDPPKAQASEALGLLQEAGVRVKVLTGDNGLVTQRVCTNVGLKADRMLTGAELSRVSAEDFAAVVQEVDIFVKLSPAQKEQIVRSLRASGHVVGFLGDGINDAPALKAADVGISVDSGVDVAKETADIVLLEKSLLVLEEGIMEGRRVFANIVKYIRMGASSNFGNMFSVMGASYLLPFLPMQPVQILTNNLLYDFSQTGIPTDRVDPELVAKPLKWNIENIKRFMFCVGPISSLFDYATFALMWYVFGCAAYNAPGVTALQQEGLAKLFQTGWFVESLLTQTLIVHIIRTRRIPFFGSCASLPMTLTTLGIMGIGAWLPYSPFAAALNLVPLPPVYWVWIIGFLLTYSILTHFVKTWFFNRFGGD; from the coding sequence ATGTTCATTATTTCCAATATACCTACCGGGCGTTCCTCGAAGCACCAGCCTCCCGCCCAGCGCTCAGCAGCGCAGAAAACCGCCACCCAGGGCGCCAGCGAGCGCCGCCTGGTCGAGCTCTGCTCGATGTCGGTGCGCGACACGCTCAAAGAGCTCGACACCAAGGCCAAGGAAGGGCTCACTACCGAGGAGGCCGAAAAGCGCCTCGACGAGTACGGTGCCAACGAACTGGCCCATGCCAAACGCCTGGGCGTCGTGGCCGACCTCCTGGAGCGCTGCAAGAGCCCGCTGGTCATCCAGCTCCTGGTGATCGCCATCATCTCCGGCATCGTCGGCGAGACCAAGTCGGCCAGCATCGTCGGCGCCATGATCATCCTGAGCGTCGGGCTCTCCTTCATCCTGGACCGCCGCTCCGGCCAGGCGGTCGAGGCGCTGGGCAAGAGGGTGCAGTCGCGCACCCTTGTGCTCAGGGACGGCGAGGAGACCGAGATCCGCATCTCCGACGTGGTGCCGGGCGACATCGTGCTCCTCATGGCCGGCTCCATCATCCCCGCCGACGTCAGGCTCCTCTCCGCCAAGGACTTCTTCGTCAGCCAGTCCGCACTCACCGGCGAATCGATGCCGGTGGAAAAGAGCGCGCTGGTAGACAAGGAGCACGAGGCCGGGCTCTCCGCCTGGGAGCTCCCCAACGCCTGCTACCTGGGCTCCAGCGTCAACAGCGGCTCGGCCCGCGCCGTCGTGGTCAACACCGGCGTGCGCACCCTGTTCGGCTCCATCTCCGCCTCGCTCGCCGAGAAGCCGGAGGAAACCAGCTTCGACAAGGGGACCCGCTCCTTCACCTGGCTCATGATCCGCTTCATGCTGGTGATGACCGCCGCCGTCTTCATGATCGTCGGCATGACCAAGGGGAACTGGGTCGACGCCCTCCTCTTCGGCCTCTCCATCGCCGTCGGCCTCACCCCCGAAATGCTCCCGATGATCGTGACGGTGAACCTCGCCAAGGGCGCGCTTACCATGGCCGCCAAGAAGGTGATCATCAAGAGGCTCCCCTCCATCCAGAACTTCGGGGCCATCGACATCCTGTGCACCGACAAGACCGGCACCCTGACCCAGGACAAGGTCGTCCTGGAGAAGTACGTCGACCTGACCGGCCGCACCAGCGAGGACGTCCTCACCTACGCCTACCTGAACAGCCACTACCAGACGGGGCTTAGGAACCTGATCGACCGCGCCATCCTCGACCACACCGACATGAACGTGCAGCTGTGTCGCCTGGTGGACGAGCTCCCCTTCGACTTCCAGCGCCGCCGCATGTCGGTGGTCGTGGACTTCGAGGGTGACCACGTGCTCATCTGCAAGGGCGCCGTGGAGGAGATCTACGAGTGCTGCAGCCACTACCAGATCGGCGAGGAGGTCTACCCGCTCTTCGACATGATCCGTGACAATCTCTTCGAGGAGGTTGAGCGACACAATCGCGACGGCTTCCGCGTGCTTGCCATCGCCTACCGCGAGTTCCCGCGCGAGAAGACCCAGTTCGAGGTGAAGGACGAGTCGCAGATGATCCTTTTGGGCTTCATCGCCTTCTTCGATCCGCCCAAGGCGCAGGCCAGCGAGGCGCTGGGACTGTTGCAGGAAGCGGGGGTGCGGGTGAAAGTATTGACCGGCGACAACGGCCTGGTCACCCAGAGGGTCTGCACCAACGTGGGACTCAAGGCGGACCGGATGCTTACCGGCGCCGAGCTCTCCCGGGTCAGCGCCGAGGATTTCGCCGCGGTCGTGCAGGAGGTGGACATCTTCGTCAAGCTCTCCCCTGCCCAGAAGGAGCAGATCGTACGCAGCCTGCGCGCGAGCGGCCACGTGGTCGGCTTTTTGGGGGACGGCATCAACGACGCGCCGGCGCTCAAGGCCGCCGACGTCGGCATCTCGGTCGACTCCGGGGTGGACGTCGCCAAGGAAACCGCCGACATCGTCCTCCTGGAGAAGAGCCTTCTGGTCCTCGAAGAGGGGATCATGGAAGGGCGCCGGGTCTTCGCCAACATCGTCAAGTACATCAGGATGGGGGCCTCCTCCAACTTCGGCAACATGTTCTCCGTGATGGGCGCGAGCTACCTGCTCCCCTTCCTTCCCATGCAGCCGGTGCAGATCCTGACCAACAACCTCCTATACGACTTCTCGCAGACGGGGATCCCGACCGACCGCGTCGACCCCGAGCTGGTGGCCAAGCCGCTCAAGTGGAACATCGAGAACATCAAACGCTTCATGTTCTGCGTGGGGCCGATCAGTTCGCTCTTCGACTACGCAACCTTCGCCCTCATGTGGTATGTTTTCGGCTGTGCCGCCTACAACGCACCGGGCGTCACCGCGCTGCAGCAGGAAGGGCTCGCCAAGCTGTTCCAGACCGGGTGGTTCGTGGAGTCGCTTCTGACCCAGACCCTGATCGTGCACATCATCAGGACCCGGCGCATACCGTTCTTCGGCAGCTGCGCCTCGCTTCCGATGACGTTGACTACCCTGGGCATCATGGGCATCGGCGCCTGGCTCCCCTACTCCCCCTTCGCCGCGGCGCTCAACCTGGTGCCGCTGCCGCCGGTCTACTGGGTCTGGATCATCGGCTTCCTGTTGACGTACTCGATACTGACCCACTTCGTGAAGACCTGGTTCTTCAACCGCTTTGGAGGTGACTGA